In Nitrospiria bacterium, the sequence ATTAATACAACGGTCGTTGACCCCAGTGTCTCCGCCCGAGTGGGGTAGGCCACCTTTCTCAGCTCCGCTTTCACATCGTTGAAGAATCCAGAAATGCGACCCATAAGACCCTGCATGACCCACTCCCATACGCATACGCGAAATTACTTAACGCATCGTCTGTCAGAAACTGGCAGGCCAGGAGGGATTCGAACCCCCAACCCGCGGTTTTGGAGACCGCTGCTCTAGCCGTTAGAGCTACTGGCCTGTTTAATTAGGGGGACCGCTGCGGCAAATAAAAAACCAAGATCCTCACATGCCCCCC encodes:
- the secE gene encoding preprotein translocase subunit SecE; translation: MQGLMGRISGFFNDVKAELRKVAYPTRAETLGSTTVVLILVFIIGIFLSVLDMALVKAVRLIIQ